One genomic region from Anticarsia gemmatalis isolate Benzon Research Colony breed Stoneville strain chromosome 7, ilAntGemm2 primary, whole genome shotgun sequence encodes:
- the Rab3-GEF gene encoding rab3 GDP-GTP exchange factor isoform X3, which produces MDIQKQQLCPRLVDYLTIVGARPYTSGKGLAPVQAPELLRRYPLTNHDDFPLPLDMVYFCQPEGCVSVGPRRAPGHLASRDTTSFVFTLTDKDSGKTRYGICVNFYRAVERATAPGPRERSMLRRESWRKSMEKSSDSAFSSDYRSSNVAPSDSERDCSATLAPRLAPAPDSESGGSHSHSPSPRATRKRQRVRNHSLTSLCLLSHHPFFSTFRECLFILKKLIDACNESSSPRRVGASRQILRDTVWSVLTGQAYDNTPTIVLHDVKEIETWILRLLSAPVPVPGKTRLELEVLSPTAHSPLLFALPDHTRFTLVDFPLHLPLELLGVDTCLKVLTLILLENKVVVQSRDYNALSMSVMALVAMLYPLEYMFPAIPLLPSCMSCAEQLLLAPTPFLIGIPATFLTYKKNFRLPDDIWLVDLDATKLICPTGTDQELPPLPEPEGAVLKNHLKQAVLLMGSAGTGALNSLTSSTAEQAAAPLMPSRRDSVGGATLKVHQASYRGGDGAQSAPHSTPESRRVSLQSGAASAGHTPQRHSLASPHQSHAQPQPFNPLIYGNDVDSVDVATRVAMVRFFNSQNILANFMEHTRTLRLYPRPVVAFQINSFLRSRPRTTSFLNKFARTQAVEFLAEWSLTPCNVAFLRVQTGVFDPRQVGDKPKWFADQLQPIRFAVWDDGSSLNGALRQLQRQENQPTDESGSDSEAAESTSSSYSSLSDFVSEMASSDLSPGGNQQHVIGETYSAVVQVPMTLSSSLDPKTVYSPPSSLMFGDTEEVPEKEQGRESTSPSPSASSSDHSDLSDDEAPGEVGRMETNDAHPAPVKKSDTDSGSFGRESDSNSTTTPKTVVSRQRAAADSASTSDSDRALTPSHHSSLPPHHSHAKSTGSGVSRQASQTSLLEQFAASAKELVRETTRQSSQEGLLAHMDKKKGKVAEGEEKKIFAPFGQLTLHAKKAAEEASKSVQEASKSALEASKTATAVSKNTLEDLHYVGKSTLGDLTKSAKEVATKKGLLMRGESQESAGSPAARRDSTALQTTNLLTATHRDFFSNISSDLNGLAASTSSMFSDFFGSKGKQVKPAESPRGGPGGPGGGGGSAAASFGPFSQGARGLVARSPLIRHAPPQPPPHAAHTRPNANTENQAFLNDLVQHVLEGEGVGWLKLNRLKKLMEDESYRNMVLSKLNRNFNRKTTPNDKVDDVFVSKPIWKGMLKVLQAVVHGLEHTYSNFGLGGMASVFQLAEMAHTHYWSKEVAGLEHGGMAGSALMDHYGRQDLETPSSSPSSRKSSQADVPVVNYPELDSAEAQSTTEMFKDMLNQKRNLLFSKLTSFDSDAAPSSDCSADESGSITTNRANMFDHRASFKSNLSDTDVMFLNVGRGGPAPGKPRAASVFSSKSSLSGYRPPVGVPVTSPITSPDTARTYLYQGLIGKERSNLWDQMQFWEDAFLDAVSQERDMIGMDQGANEMMERYKCLSETERKRLEHEEDRLLSTALYNLTAAMVVFGVEADIVRNKVRRLLAKSHIGLVYSQEVNHLLDVVHTLHGNDIELKPLGSRLLRRATFTVHEADAAGELRFMEVRDDGLILRSTQGTIVERWWYERLVNMTYSPKIRVLCLWRKNGGQTQLHKYYTKKCKALYYCIKEAMEKSGRRQDAAELGGEFPIQDCATGEGGLIQVCMEGVGLLFHHSKFFVRLDHIRKCFTQNGGIFVLEEFNPKTRQIIQRKYKSVMADQICYAVLCVFSYFAAGQEQKKAILEQAARVPATPRVEVPAADLDDSRRKTSPMVEKRSPVGRTADTRPPSFKSEAGAARGEPMERRGPGPALERGGERPGERDGERAGERSGERAGERGGERAGERGGECAGERGGERVQRADSLPPRRPPPPAPPGAAPPVRLARAHSHAAPARPPDPPTIPPRTGAGGVRAPGPPPALPPRQASAAADVGGSPRGASPARGEAGARRAPPQRQGSVSAPFASTNPFTTPRHAEFVIPQRNSLRRASTTDRN; this is translated from the exons ATGGACATTCAGAAACAGCAGCTATGTCCGCGACTGGTGGATTATCTAACTATAGTTGGAGCTAGACCGTATACTTCGGGCAAGGGGCTCGCCCCAGTACAG gCTCCAGAACTGCTTCGCCGTTATCCTCTCACCAACCACGATGACTTCCCCTTGCCACTTGACATGGTGTATTTCTGCCAGCCCGAGGGTTGCGTGTCCGTCGGTCCACGGCGAGCTCCCGGACACTTGGCCTCCAGAGACACCACGTCTTTCGTGTTTACACTCACTGACAAGGATTCCG GTAAGACTCGATATGGCATCTGTGTTAACTTCTACCGTGCGGTGGAGCGCGCGACGGCGCCAGGCCCGCGTGAACGTAGCATGCTGCGCCGCGAGTCCTGGCGCAAGTCCATGGAAAAGAGTTCCGACTCAGCATTCTCCAG TGACTATAGGAGCAGCAACGTGGCGCCGAGTGACTCGGAGCGTGACTGCAGCGCTACGCTGGCGCCGCGTCTCGCACCCGCGCCGGACTCCGAGAGCGGGGGCTCGCACTCGCACTCACCCAGCCCCAGGGCCACGAGGAAACGACAG AGAGTGAGGAATCATTCCCTAACATCTCTATGCCTGCTATCACATCATCCATTTTTCTCTACATTCCGAGAGTGCCTATTTATCCTAAAGAAGTTAATAGATGCGTGCAACGAGTCTTCCAGTCCACGACGTGTTGGTGCGTCCAGACAAATACTTAG gGATACAGTATGGTCAGTGTTAACAGGCCAAGCGTACGACAACACCCCTACCATCGTGCTACATGATGTCAAAGAGATAGAAACATGGATACTACGACTGCTATCGGCTCCGGTACCCGTACCAGGGAAAACTCGACTGGAACTCGAAGTGTTATCACCTACTGCTCACTCGCCGCTACTGTTCGCGCTTCCGGATCATACGCGATTCACGCTTGTTGATTTTCCACTACATTTACCACTAGAACTTTTAG GTGTCGACACTTGTCTCAAAGTTTTAACGCTAATTCTACTCGAGAACAAAGTGGTGGTTCAGTCGCGCGACTACAACGCGCTGTCGATGTCCGTGATGGCGCTGGTGGCCATGTTGTATCCCCTCGAGTACATGTTCCCGGCCATACCGCTCCTGCCCAGTTGCATGAGCTGCGCTGAACAACTGTTGCTGGCTCCTACGCCCTTCCTCATCGGAATACCGGCTACGTTTCTTACTTATAAGAAGAATTTCAG GTTACCTGATGACATCTGGCTTGTGGATCTAGATGCCACGAAACTAATCTGTCCAACTGGAACAGACCAGGAACTGCCTCCTCTCCCCGAACCAGAGGGTGCTGTATTAAAGAATCACTTGAAGCAG GCCGTGCTTCTCATGGGCAGTGCCGGGACTGGT GCACTGAACAGTTTGACGAGCAGCACGGCGGAACAAGCCGCTGCACCCCTCATGCCGTCGAGACGAGACAGCGTCGGTGGCGCCACACTTAA AGTGCATCAGGCGTCGTACCGCGGCGGAGACGGGGCGCAGTCAGCACCGCACAGCACCCCGGAGTCACGGCGAGTGTCGCTACAGAGCGGTGCCGCAAGCGCCGGCCACACGCCGCAGAGACACTCGCTCGCCTCGCCGCATCAGTCCCACGCCCAGCCACAGCCTTTCAACCCACTCATCTATGGCAATGATGTGGATTCTGTCGATGTTGCTACCAGAGTTGCGATG gTCAGATTTTTCAATTCACAAAACATCTTGGCAAACTTTATGGAACACACGAGGACACTCCGGCTGTACCCTCGGCCGGTCGTTGCATTTCAAATCAACAGCTTCCTACGATCGCGACCACGAACTACGTCATTCTTGAACAAATTCGCGAGAACTCAG gcTGTAGAATTCCTTGCGGAATGGTCTCTAACTCCGTGCAACGTAGCTTTCCTACGAGTTCAAACGGGGGTGTTTGATCCACGGCAAGTTGGTGATAAACCTAAATGGTTTGCGGACCAGTTACAACCGATCCGTTTTGCCGTGTGGGATGATGGTAGCTCGCTCAACGGGGCACTTCGACAACTGCAGAGACAGGAGAATCAACCTACAG ATGAAAGTGGTTCGGATTCAGAAGCAGCCGAGAGTACGAGTTCGTCTTATTCATCTCTCAGCGATTTTGTCTCTGAAATGGCTTCATCAGATTTATCACCAG GTGGCAACCAGCAACACGTCATTGGCGAGACTTATAGTGCGGTAGTCCAGGTGCCGATGACACTATCATCGTCTTTGGATCCCAAAACG GTGTACAGCCCTCCATCATCCCTGATGTTTGGAGACACAGAAGAAGTCCCGGAGAAGGAGCAAGGTCGTGAATCGACCTCACCCTCACCGTCTGCCTCGAGCTCTGATCACAGTGACCTCTCAGACGACGAGGCGCCCGGCGAAGTTGGCAGGATGGAGACTAACGATGCACACCCTGCACCCGTCAAGAAAAgc GACACGGACAGCGGTAGTTTCGGTCGCGAGTCGGACTCGAACTCGACGACGACGCCGAAGACCGTGGTGAGCCggcagcgcgccgccgccgacaGCGCCAGCACCAGCGACTCGGACCGCGCGCTCACGCCCTCGCACCACTCCTCCCTGCCTCCGCACCACTCACATGCCAAA AGCACAGGAAGTGGCGTGTCAAGACAAGCTTCACAAACGTCACTACTGGAACAGTTTGCAGCCTCGGCCAAAGAACTGGTGCGGGAGACCACACGGCAGAGCAGCCAGGAGGGACTGCTCGCACACATGGACAAG AAGAAAGGAAAAGTGGCAGAAGGAgaggaaaagaaaatatttgcgCCATTCGGTCAG cttACACTTCATGCGAAAAAAGCAGCCGAAGAGGCATCAAAGAGTGTTCAAGAAGCATCGAAATCTGCGTTAGAAGCTAGCAAGACAGCCACTGCAGTCAGTAAGAATACTTTAGAAGATCTACATTACGTCGGCAAATCCACGCTGGGAGACCTCACTAAGAGTGCTAAAGAAGTGGCTACCAAGAAAGGATTGCTGATGAGG GGTGAAAGTCAAGAGTCAGCCGGCAGTCCAGCGGCGCGGCGAGACTCAACCGCTTTGCAGACCACTAACTTGCTAACGGCTACTCACCGAGACTTCTTCTCAAACATCAGCTCAGATCTCAACGGCCTGGCCGCCTCCACTTCTAGCATGTTCAGCGACTTCTTCGGGAGCAAGG GTAAGCAAGTGAAGCCAGCAGAGTCCCCGCGCGGCGGTCCGGGCGGGCCGGGCGGCGGGGGCGGTAGCGCGGCGGCGTCGTTCGGTCCGTTCTCTCAGGGCGCGCGCGGGCTGGTGGCGCGCTCGCCGCTCATCCGCCACGCGCCGCCGCAGCCGCCGCCGCACGCCGCGCACACACGACCCAACGCCAACACCGAGAACCAGGCTTTCCTCAACGAT TTGGTGCAACATGTCTTGGAGGGAGAGGGTGTTGGCTGGCTCAAACTGAACCGCCTCAAGAAGCTGATGGAGGACGAGTCTTACAGAAACATGGTGCTTAGCAAACTGAACAGAAACTTCAATAGGAAGACCACACCGAACGACAAAGTGGATGATGTG TTCGTCAGCAAACCAATATGGAAAGGAATGCTGAAAGTACTACAGGCCGTAGTGCACGGCCTCGAACACACGTACTCTAACTTCGGTCTGGGTGGAATGGCGTCGGTGTTCCAGCTGGCGGAGATGGCCCACACTCACTATTGGAGCAAAGAGGTCGCGGGCTTAGAACACGGCGGTATGGCTGGCTCCGCTCTCATGGACCATTACGGCAGGCAGGACTTGGAGACGCCTTCGTCTTCACCATCATCTAGGAAGAGTTCACAAGCAG ATGTTCCAGTTGTAAATTATCCCGAACTGGACTCCGCCGAAGCGCAAAGCACTACAGAAATGTTCAAAGATATGTTAAATCAGAAAAGGAACTTACTTTTTAGCAAACTGACTTCTTTTGACTCAGAC GCGGCGCCCTCGTCGGACTGCTCGGCCGACGAGAGCGGCTCGATCACCACCAACCGAGCCAATATGTTCGACCACCGCGCCTCCTTTAAGTCCAACCTCTCTGACACTGACGTCATGTTTCTCAAT GTGGGTCGTGGAGGCCCCGCCCCCGGCAAGCCGCGGGCCGCGAGCGTGTTCTCCTCCAAGTCATCGCTGAGCGGATACCGGCCGCCTGTTGGAGTGCCCGTCACTTCACCCATCACGTCGCCGGATACAGCTCGCACTTATCTCTATCAAGGCCTTATTG GTAAAGAAAGATCAAACTTATGGGACCAAATGCAGTTCTGGGAGGACGCGTTCTTAGACGCAGTGAGTCAAGAGAGAGACATGATCGGCATGGACCAAGGGGCCAATGAGATGATGGAACGGTACAAGTGCCTCAGCGAGACTGAACGGAAGCGTCTCGAGCACGAGGAAGACCGCCTGTTGTCCACTGCACTGTATAACTTAACTGCTGCCATGGTAGTGTTTGGTGTGGAAGCTGATATAGTTCGCAATAAAGTAAGGCGGTTGCTCGCTAAGAGTCATATTGGACTCGTGTACAGTCAAGAAGTCAATCATCTTCTCGATGTTGTTCATACTTTG CACGGCAACGACATAGAACTGAAGCCGTTGGGCTCGAGACTGTTACGTCGCGCCACGTTCACGGTGCACGAGGCAGACGCGGCCGGGGAACTGCGCTTCATGGAGGTGCGGGACGACGGCCTCATACTGCGCTCCACGCAAg GTACGATTGTGGAGAGATGGTGGTACGAGAGGTTGGTGAACATGACCTACAGCCCCAAGATACGAGTCTTGTGCCTTTGGAGGAAGAACGGCGGACAGACACAGTTGCATAAATATTACACCAAGAAG TGCAAAGCGCTCTACTACTGTATTAAAGAAGCGATGGAGAAAAGCGGGCGGCGGCAAGACGCGGCCGAGCTCGGGGGAGAGTTCCCCATACAGGATTGCGCCACTGGCGAGGGCGGACTGATTCAG GTGTGCATGGAAGGCGTCGGACTTCTGTTTCACCATAGCAAG TTTTTCGTGCGGCTGGACCACATTAGGAAATGTTTCACGCAGAACGGCGGTATCTTCGTTTTAGAAGAATTTA ACCCAAAAACGAGACAGATTATACAAAGGAAATACAAGTCTGTCATG gcGGACCAGATCTGCTACGCGGTACTGTGCGTGTTCTCGTACTTCGCGGCGGGTCAGGAACAGAAAAAAGCCATCCTGGAGCAAGCGGCGCGGGTGCCGGCCACGCCACGAGTCGAGGTGCCCGCTGCAGATCTCGACGATTCGCGCCGCAAAACCAGCCCCATG GTGGAAAAAAGGTCGCCCGTGGGTCGCACGGCAGATACCCGACCTCCTTCATTCAAGTCGGAAGCGGGTGCGGCGAGGGGGGAACCAATGGAACGTCGTGGTCCAGGGCCAGCGCTTGAGCGGGGCGGAGAGCGGCCAGGCGAGCGGGACGGGGAGAGGGCCGGAGAGCGGAGCGGGGAGCGGGCAGGCGAGCGGGGCGGGGAGCGTGCCGGCGAGCGGGGCGGGGAGTGTGCCGGCGAGCGGGGCGGGGAGCGGGTGCAGCGCGCCGACAGCCTGCCGCCGCGGCGTcccccgccgcccgcgccgcccggcgccgcgccgcccgtgCGCCTGGCGCGGGCACACTCGCACGCCGCGCCGGCGCGCCCGCCCGACCCTCCGACT ATCCCGCCGCGGACCGGAGCGGGCGGCGTGCGGGCGCCGGGCCCGCCTCCCGCGCTGCCGCCGCGCCAGGCGTCCGCCGCGGCCGACGTGGGCGGGTCCCCCAG AGGCGCGAGCCCGGCGCGGGGCGAGGCGGGCGCGAGGCGAGCGCCGCCGCAGCGGCAGGGCTCGGTGTCGGCGCCCTTCGCCTCCACGAACCCGTTCACGACGCCGCGCCACGCGGAGTTCGTCATCCCACAACGAAACAGTCTGCGTCGCGCCTCCACCACCGACAGGAACTGA